In Diadema setosum chromosome 19, eeDiaSeto1, whole genome shotgun sequence, a genomic segment contains:
- the LOC140242582 gene encoding profilin-4-like isoform X2: MNQLQNLLHDALIATGHVENCAIIRRKDISLRASSAGFTLTTDEMQKLIDAFKDPPRTRQDGLYFHERHYKCVRADKNSIYAKCDKVGMILVKTATLIVMGTYSDNMFSSVCVEAIEKLASYFIEKNK, from the exons ATGAACCAACTACAGAATCTCCTCCACGATGCCCTGATTGCGACGGGTCATGTGGAAAACTGCGCTATCATCAGACGGAAGGACATCTCTTTGCGGGCCAGTTCGGCAGGCTTCACG TTGACCACAGATGAGATGCAGAAATTGATAGATGCCTTTAAGGACCCGCCAAGGACCAGGCAGGACGGTCTCTACTTCCACGAGAGACACTATAAGTGTGTGCGGGCAGATAAGAACTCCATCTACGCCAAGTGT GATAAAGTCGGGATGATCCTAGTGAAGACAGCCACACTCATTGTCATGGGAACGTACTCCGACAACATGTTTTCCAGCGTCTGTGTGGAAGCCATTGAGAAACTAG CATCATACTTCatagaaaagaacaaatga
- the LOC140242582 gene encoding profilin-4-like isoform X1 yields the protein MVEKSAYDQLDKIQELVKLVINHVDPEVPHRPAQDRVKMNQLQNLLHDALIATGHVENCAIIRRKDISLRASSAGFTLTTDEMQKLIDAFKDPPRTRQDGLYFHERHYKCVRADKNSIYAKCDKVGMILVKTATLIVMGTYSDNMFSSVCVEAIEKLASYFIEKNK from the exons ATGGTGGAGAAATCGGCATATGATCAGCTGGATAAGATCCAGGAATTAGTGAAGCTTGTGATAAACCATGTTGATCCTGAAGTACCTCACAGACCAGCACAG GACCGTGTCAAAATGAACCAACTACAGAATCTCCTCCACGATGCCCTGATTGCGACGGGTCATGTGGAAAACTGCGCTATCATCAGACGGAAGGACATCTCTTTGCGGGCCAGTTCGGCAGGCTTCACG TTGACCACAGATGAGATGCAGAAATTGATAGATGCCTTTAAGGACCCGCCAAGGACCAGGCAGGACGGTCTCTACTTCCACGAGAGACACTATAAGTGTGTGCGGGCAGATAAGAACTCCATCTACGCCAAGTGT GATAAAGTCGGGATGATCCTAGTGAAGACAGCCACACTCATTGTCATGGGAACGTACTCCGACAACATGTTTTCCAGCGTCTGTGTGGAAGCCATTGAGAAACTAG CATCATACTTCatagaaaagaacaaatga